The following are from one region of the Muntiacus reevesi chromosome 3, mMunRee1.1, whole genome shotgun sequence genome:
- the CHCHD5 gene encoding coiled-coil-helix-coiled-coil-helix domain-containing protein 5 isoform X4, producing MQAALEITARYCGRELEQYGQCVAAKPESWQRDCHHLKMSIAQCTSAHPIIRQIRQACLEPFKAFEECLRQNEAAVGNCAEHVRRFLQCAEQVQPTHRPSTLEAHPLPAS from the exons AT GCAGGCAGCCCTGGAGATCACTGCTCGCTACTGCGGCCGGGAGCTGGAGCAGTATGGCCAGTGTGTGGCAGCCAAGCCGGAGTCGTGGCAGCGAGACTGTCACCACCTTAAGATGAGCATTGCCCAGTGCACGTCCGCCCA CCCAATCATCCGTCAGATCCGCCAGGCCTGTTTGGAGCCTTTCAAGGCCTTTGAGGAATGTCTTCGACAGAATGAAGCCGCCGTGGGCAACTGTGCGGAGCACGTGCGCCGATTCCTGCAGTGTGCGGAGCAGGTGCAGCCGACGCACAGACCCTCCACCCTGGAG GCACACccacttcctgcctcctga
- the CHCHD5 gene encoding coiled-coil-helix-coiled-coil-helix domain-containing protein 5 isoform X5, whose amino-acid sequence MQAALEITARYCGRELEQYGQCVAAKPESWQRDCHHLKMSIAQCTSAHPIIRQIRQACLEPFKAFEECLRQNEAAVGNCAEHVRRFLQCAEQVQPTHRPSTLECSR is encoded by the exons AT GCAGGCAGCCCTGGAGATCACTGCTCGCTACTGCGGCCGGGAGCTGGAGCAGTATGGCCAGTGTGTGGCAGCCAAGCCGGAGTCGTGGCAGCGAGACTGTCACCACCTTAAGATGAGCATTGCCCAGTGCACGTCCGCCCA CCCAATCATCCGTCAGATCCGCCAGGCCTGTTTGGAGCCTTTCAAGGCCTTTGAGGAATGTCTTCGACAGAATGAAGCCGCCGTGGGCAACTGTGCGGAGCACGTGCGCCGATTCCTGCAGTGTGCGGAGCAGGTGCAGCCGACGCACAGACCCTCCACCCTGGAG
- the CHCHD5 gene encoding coiled-coil-helix-coiled-coil-helix domain-containing protein 5 isoform X3: MQAALEITARYCGRELEQYGQCVAAKPESWQRDCHHLKMSIAQCTSAHPIIRQIRQACLEPFKAFEECLRQNEAAVGNCAEHVRRFLQCAEQVQPTHRPSTLEKERPVPVC; this comes from the exons AT GCAGGCAGCCCTGGAGATCACTGCTCGCTACTGCGGCCGGGAGCTGGAGCAGTATGGCCAGTGTGTGGCAGCCAAGCCGGAGTCGTGGCAGCGAGACTGTCACCACCTTAAGATGAGCATTGCCCAGTGCACGTCCGCCCA CCCAATCATCCGTCAGATCCGCCAGGCCTGTTTGGAGCCTTTCAAGGCCTTTGAGGAATGTCTTCGACAGAATGAAGCCGCCGTGGGCAACTGTGCGGAGCACGTGCGCCGATTCCTGCAGTGTGCGGAGCAGGTGCAGCCGACGCACAGACCCTCCACCCTGGAG